A segment of the Candida albicans SC5314 chromosome 2, complete sequence genome:
gagagagattTTCTGAtttaatcaacaaaaagtgAAATACCTGGAGTCAAATCAACCTTATAAGTCTACTTAATTTTCATATTtaataacaattcaatGGTTGAGGTATCACTAACAGTAGGTAAACTTGATGCTTCTTTGGCACTTTTGCTAACCAAAGatcatcatttaattgaatttccaACTATTCTTTTACCAAATGGAGTCAGAGCAGGGtcaatcatcaaaatcagaTGTGATCAAGATTTCGATagtgaaaaagaagaggCAGAGAAATTTACCAAAATTCAGGATGAGATTTTACAAACATTTGCTACAAATTTGCCACAACCaccaaatttgaaaatcaagaaCGTTACTCAAACCTCGTGTGTTTTAGAATGGGATAAACTAAACTTGGGCACCGCCacattgaaaaatcttattttattcaaagaTGGTAAAAAATTAGGCTCAATTCCTCAGCCATTAAATAATCGAACCTCAAAATTGTCTGGATTGCCAATTGACAAATCTTTTAAAGTACAATTACGTTTGGATACCACTGCTGGTACTTTCTTGTCGAATGAAATTGAGGTAACAACCCACAAAATGACTGATTTGTCAGGAATCACTGTGTGTCTTGGTGACCTTACGCCTAATGATCAATTCAACAAGGAGGACATTGAAGAGGCATTGAAGAATATGGGGGCAAAATATCCAGTGCAACAACAAGTCAAAGTCGACACTACACATTTCCTCTGTACTAgagaaaacaaacaaaatccTGAATATGTGAAGGCAAATGATATGAACATTCCAATCATTAGACCAGAGTGGTTGAAAGCCTGtgagagagaaagaaggATAGTTGGTGTTAGAGACTTTTATGTGAAAGATTGTGTCTTACCCGACATATTTGCAAAAAACTATTGGCAAAAGACAACTTCTCAGACCGCAGGTAATTTTTCTGCTCAAAGTTTACCAAAGGAATCACCAGCAGTGCCTGATAAAGAGGGATTACCAAAGACAGATTTGAATAAAGAACTGGTCAAGGACGAACCTACTGAAGTGGATCATGCCAAAGAGGATTCTGTTACCCAAGAACCCGCTATAGAGGAAATTTCTGCAGTAGTTTCTGAGAATATCATTACTCCAGATATCGCAAATGAGGAAACAGATATTGTTGAGGgtgaatcaacaaaaattgaactGGTACCAACCGATGAAATAGACACCAAAGTTGAATCTACTCCTGTTGCGGTTGAAACCGAAGATGTCGTTGCAGAATCTCCAGCTGACCAAGACGCAGCTGTAACACTAGAACCAACCTCAGTGGATGACCAAGAGCTTCACCAATCAGATGAAACATTGAAACAGGTCAATGACGGCCAACAAGAGATTGACGTAGGAGATGCAACAGAACAACCAGAAAAGGAGGAAATTGATGACATTAGAGAGCAAGTGAATAGTACTGTCAATAATACCGAGAGACAAGAAACTGCAACAGATGAT
Coding sequences within it:
- the CHS5 gene encoding Chs5p (Putative chitin biosynthesis protein; fungal-specific; repressed upon yeast-to-hypha switch; rat catheter biofilm repressed), coding for MVEVSLTVGKLDASLALLLTKDHHLIEFPTILLPNGVRAGSIIKIRCDQDFDSEKEEAEKFTKIQDEILQTFATNLPQPPNLKIKNVTQTSCVLEWDKLNLGTATLKNLILFKDGKKLGSIPQPLNNRTSKLSGLPIDKSFKVQLRLDTTAGTFLSNEIEVTTHKMTDLSGITVCLGDLTPNDQFNKEDIEEALKNMGAKYPVQQQVKVDTTHFLCTRENKQNPEYVKANDMNIPIIRPEWLKACERERRIVGVRDFYVKDCVLPDIFAKNYWQKTTSQTAGNFSAQSLPKESPAVPDKEGLPKTDLNKESVKDEPTEVDHAKEDSVTQEPAIEEISAVVSENIITPDIANEETDIVEGESTKIESVPTDEIDTKVESTPVAVETEDVVAESPADQDAAVTLEPTSVDDQELHQSDETLKQVNDGQQEIDVGDATEQPEKEEIDDIREQVNSTVNNTERQETATDDAFDTVPLEGDENIATAAKETEPTSTEPTESVNVTNVNNSASEEAGKDDNDDEDDEDEDADNEGKSNKTSEQSSEGSATGSPSKKKNKKKKKNNKKK